In one window of Acipenser ruthenus chromosome 34, fAciRut3.2 maternal haplotype, whole genome shotgun sequence DNA:
- the LOC117409845 gene encoding hepatic lectin-like isoform X2, with protein sequence MAQENIYGNISTFQHQMQRIRQENGFSGVDDDDDEADYENIEDSIERKEERTNRTEAFKEEVKAQAATTHNVCGTKSIVFLYVLLIASSVMWAALLSLLFVKCTAEIQTLKTLLTEKDSQMRANFENYVSNGTAEIQTLKTLLTEKDSQIVAKFENYISKDSQIIENVTKLEKYVYKVCANTCSGSWNLFNGAFYYFSKENKGWKEARTFCQSQNSDLAVINSDEELKYLQDKGPAKELWLGLSDSDNEGTWKWLGGRVVEKRLWHKGEPNNYQDNEDCGLLSNGLLNDLMCEAKVHWICEKRL encoded by the exons ATGGCACAGGAGAATATTTATGGGAATATTTCGACCTTTCAACATCAAATGCAAAGGATTAGACAAGAGAACGGTTTCTCAG GagtggatgatgatgatgatgaagccGACTATGAAAATATTGAAGATTCTATTGAACGGAAGGAGGAAAGAACAAACCGAACGGAAGCATTCAAAGAGGAAGTGAAAGCACAGGCAGCCACAA ctCACAATGTCTGCGGAACCAAATCGATTGTGTTTCTCTACGTTCTGCTGATCGCTAGCTCTGTGATGTGGGCGGCTCTGCTCTCCTTGCTGTTTGTGAAAT gcactGCAGAAATACAAACCCTGAAAACTCTCCTGACAGAAAAAG ATTCTCAAATGAGGGCAAATTTTGAGAATTACGTTTCTAATG gcaCTGCAGAAATACAAACCCTGAAAACTCTCCTGACAGAAAAAG ATTCTCAAATCGTGGCAAAGTTTGAGAATTACATTTCTAAAG ATTCTCAGATCAttgaaaatgttacaaaactggaaaaatatgtttataaag TGTGTGCCAATACCTGCAGTGGTAGCTGGAACTTGTTCAATGGGGCCTTCTACTACTTTTCCAAGGAGAACAAGGGCTGGAAAGAAGCACGCACATTCTGTCAATCCCAAAACTCAGACCTTGCAGTGATCAACAGCGACGAAGAGCTG AAATATCTACAGGACAAAGGACCCGCAAAAGAACTGTGGCTTGGACTGAGTGATTCAGATAACGAAGGCACCTGGAAGTGGCTGGGTGGACGTGTGGTTGAGAAGAG ATTGTGGCATAAAGGAGAACCAAACAACTATCAAGACAATGAAGACTGTGGGCTGCTGAGCAATGGCCTGCTAAATGACTTAATGTGTGAAGCAAAAGTGCACTGGATTTGTGAAAAGCGACTTTGA
- the LOC117409845 gene encoding hepatic lectin-like isoform X1, whose translation MAQENIYGNISTFQHQMQRIRQENGFSAGVDDDDDEADYENIEDSIERKEERTNRTEAFKEEVKAQAATTHNVCGTKSIVFLYVLLIASSVMWAALLSLLFVKCTAEIQTLKTLLTEKDSQMRANFENYVSNGTAEIQTLKTLLTEKDSQIVAKFENYISKDSQIIENVTKLEKYVYKVCANTCSGSWNLFNGAFYYFSKENKGWKEARTFCQSQNSDLAVINSDEELKYLQDKGPAKELWLGLSDSDNEGTWKWLGGRVVEKRLWHKGEPNNYQDNEDCGLLSNGLLNDLMCEAKVHWICEKRL comes from the exons ATGGCACAGGAGAATATTTATGGGAATATTTCGACCTTTCAACATCAAATGCAAAGGATTAGACAAGAGAACGGTTTCTCAG CAGGagtggatgatgatgatgatgaagccGACTATGAAAATATTGAAGATTCTATTGAACGGAAGGAGGAAAGAACAAACCGAACGGAAGCATTCAAAGAGGAAGTGAAAGCACAGGCAGCCACAA ctCACAATGTCTGCGGAACCAAATCGATTGTGTTTCTCTACGTTCTGCTGATCGCTAGCTCTGTGATGTGGGCGGCTCTGCTCTCCTTGCTGTTTGTGAAAT gcactGCAGAAATACAAACCCTGAAAACTCTCCTGACAGAAAAAG ATTCTCAAATGAGGGCAAATTTTGAGAATTACGTTTCTAATG gcaCTGCAGAAATACAAACCCTGAAAACTCTCCTGACAGAAAAAG ATTCTCAAATCGTGGCAAAGTTTGAGAATTACATTTCTAAAG ATTCTCAGATCAttgaaaatgttacaaaactggaaaaatatgtttataaag TGTGTGCCAATACCTGCAGTGGTAGCTGGAACTTGTTCAATGGGGCCTTCTACTACTTTTCCAAGGAGAACAAGGGCTGGAAAGAAGCACGCACATTCTGTCAATCCCAAAACTCAGACCTTGCAGTGATCAACAGCGACGAAGAGCTG AAATATCTACAGGACAAAGGACCCGCAAAAGAACTGTGGCTTGGACTGAGTGATTCAGATAACGAAGGCACCTGGAAGTGGCTGGGTGGACGTGTGGTTGAGAAGAG ATTGTGGCATAAAGGAGAACCAAACAACTATCAAGACAATGAAGACTGTGGGCTGCTGAGCAATGGCCTGCTAAATGACTTAATGTGTGAAGCAAAAGTGCACTGGATTTGTGAAAAGCGACTTTGA
- the LOC117409845 gene encoding C-type lectin domain family 4 member F-like isoform X3 — translation MAQENIYGNISTFQHQMQRIRQENGFSAGVDDDDDEADYENIEDSIERKEERTNRTEAFKEEVKAQAATTHNVCGTKSIVFLYVLLIASSVMWAALLSLLFVKYSQMRANFENYVSNGTAEIQTLKTLLTEKDSQIVAKFENYISKDSQIIENVTKLEKYVYKVCANTCSGSWNLFNGAFYYFSKENKGWKEARTFCQSQNSDLAVINSDEELKYLQDKGPAKELWLGLSDSDNEGTWKWLGGRVVEKRLWHKGEPNNYQDNEDCGLLSNGLLNDLMCEAKVHWICEKRL, via the exons ATGGCACAGGAGAATATTTATGGGAATATTTCGACCTTTCAACATCAAATGCAAAGGATTAGACAAGAGAACGGTTTCTCAG CAGGagtggatgatgatgatgatgaagccGACTATGAAAATATTGAAGATTCTATTGAACGGAAGGAGGAAAGAACAAACCGAACGGAAGCATTCAAAGAGGAAGTGAAAGCACAGGCAGCCACAA ctCACAATGTCTGCGGAACCAAATCGATTGTGTTTCTCTACGTTCTGCTGATCGCTAGCTCTGTGATGTGGGCGGCTCTGCTCTCCTTGCTGTTTGTGAAAT ATTCTCAAATGAGGGCAAATTTTGAGAATTACGTTTCTAATG gcaCTGCAGAAATACAAACCCTGAAAACTCTCCTGACAGAAAAAG ATTCTCAAATCGTGGCAAAGTTTGAGAATTACATTTCTAAAG ATTCTCAGATCAttgaaaatgttacaaaactggaaaaatatgtttataaag TGTGTGCCAATACCTGCAGTGGTAGCTGGAACTTGTTCAATGGGGCCTTCTACTACTTTTCCAAGGAGAACAAGGGCTGGAAAGAAGCACGCACATTCTGTCAATCCCAAAACTCAGACCTTGCAGTGATCAACAGCGACGAAGAGCTG AAATATCTACAGGACAAAGGACCCGCAAAAGAACTGTGGCTTGGACTGAGTGATTCAGATAACGAAGGCACCTGGAAGTGGCTGGGTGGACGTGTGGTTGAGAAGAG ATTGTGGCATAAAGGAGAACCAAACAACTATCAAGACAATGAAGACTGTGGGCTGCTGAGCAATGGCCTGCTAAATGACTTAATGTGTGAAGCAAAAGTGCACTGGATTTGTGAAAAGCGACTTTGA